GGTTTGCCGGTGACCGCCGGCTCGCCCCAGATGCCGAGCAGGTCGTCGACGAGTTGGAAGGCGAGGCCGAGGCGGTCGCCGTAGAGGGCCAGGCCGAGGGTGAGGGCCGGCGGGCCGCCGCAGACCACCGCGCCGAGGGTCGCGGAACAGGAGAGCAGCGCCGCGGTCTTGTCCCGGGCCATGGTCAGGCACTCGTCCAGGGTCACCGTCACCCGGTGTTCGAACGCGACGTCGGCGGCCTGGCCGGCGATCAACCGCCGGACCGCGGCGTTCAGGTAGCGCAGCCCCCAGGTGCCGCCGTGTCCCGGCATCGCCGAGAGCACGTCCCCGGCGAGGCTGAGCATCGCGTCGCCGGCCAGGATCGCCGGGCCGATGCCGAACGCGGCCCAGGCGGTCGGCCGGTGTCGCCGCTCCGCGTCCCCGTCGATGACGTCGTCGTGCAGCAGGGAGAAGTTGTGCACCAGTTCCACCGCCACCGCACCGGGCAGGGCGTCCTCCGCGGTCTTGCCGGCGGCCCGGGCGGAGAGCAGCACCAGGGCCGGTCGCAGCCCTTTGCCACCGCCCCGGGTGGTCGGTTGGCCGTCGGCGTCCCAGTAGCCGAGCTGGTAGCCGGCGGTGAGCCGGGTGCGTTCGTCGATCCGGTCGAGCGCCGCCCGGATCTCGGGCTGCACGAGTGTGTCCACCTCGGCCAGGAAGCCAGGCAAGGTCATGGTCATGTCGGCGCCTCCGTCGTACTCGATCTCGACCCGAGATGGGCGAGCACGACGTCGGCGGCCTGCCGGCCGCTGCGTACCGCGCCCTCCATCGTGTCCGGCCATCCGGTGTCGGTCCACGCCCCGGCCAGCGCCAATCCGGGCAGCCGGGTTCCCGCCGCGGGCCGGTCCCGGCGGGTGCCGGGCCCCTGCCGGAAGGTCGCCCGTGGTTCCCGCGTCACGAACACGTCCCGTACCGGGGTACGCCGGGCCGCGGGAAAGAGGTCGGCCAGCGCGTCGAGCTGGGCCCGGCCG
The Micromonospora pisi DNA segment above includes these coding regions:
- a CDS encoding polyprenyl synthetase family protein; its protein translation is MTMTLPGFLAEVDTLVQPEIRAALDRIDERTRLTAGYQLGYWDADGQPTTRGGGKGLRPALVLLSARAAGKTAEDALPGAVAVELVHNFSLLHDDVIDGDAERRHRPTAWAAFGIGPAILAGDAMLSLAGDVLSAMPGHGGTWGLRYLNAAVRRLIAGQAADVAFEHRVTVTLDECLTMARDKTAALLSCSATLGAVVCGGPPALTLGLALYGDRLGLAFQLVDDLLGIWGEPAVTGKPVLADLVARKKSVPVVRALTAGGTASEQLQELYATPGELSTADLALAADLIEETGARDWTEKEADRLLTEALAELDRLTEVGASDGPEANALAEVHRELVEIARFMTGRDH